The genomic window TCGGCGACATCCGGCAGGTCTATGACAACTACGGCTTCAACACCCAGATCCTCGCCGCCTCGATCCGCACGGCCAACCACGTCACGCAATGCGCGCTGGCCGGGGCCGACGTGATGACCGCGCCGCCCGCGGTGATCAAGGCGCTGGCAAGCCATGTGCTGACCGACAAGGGGCTGGAACAGTTCATGAAAGACTGGGCAAAAACCGGGCAGAAAATCCTCTGACCGCGTGTATGCTGCGCGAACTCCGGGGCGGGCCAGACGGCAGGACAGGGCAATGAAGGCATGATCGAACAGGACCTGCGCGACCGCATCATCGCGGAACCCGAGGTTATCCTAGAGGACCGCGACGTGATGCGCGCGCTGATCGCCGCGAACGAACGGGCGATGGGCAACAACATCGTCGATCTGCGCGGCATCGCCATGGAACGGCTGGAATCGCGGCTTGACCGGCTGGAGGATACCCACCGCTCGGTGATCGCCGCCGCCTACGAAAACCTGGCCGGCACCAATCAGGTTCACCGCGCGATCCTGCAGATGCTCGACCCGCTGGGGTTCGAGGATTTCCTGAAATCGCTGGCGGGCGAGGTGGCGCAGACGTTGCGGGTGGACTGCATCCGTCTGGTGCTGGAATCGGTGCAAAGCGCCGAGGACCCGGCGCTGCGCAAGCTGGGCGAGGTGCTGTTCGTGGCCGAGCCCGGCTTCGTCGCCGAATACCTGTCGGGCGGGCGCAACGTCAGCCTGCGCCCGGTGACGCTGCGCCAGACCATCCCGACATCCGATCTGATCTATGGCGACCGGTCAGGGTGGATACGGTCCGAGGCGCTGATGCGGCTCGATTTCGGCAAGGGGCGGCTGCCCGGCCTGCTGGTGATGGGCGCCGAAGACCCGCACCACTTCAAACCGACGCAGGGCACCGACCTCTTGGCCCATTTCGCCGGGGTGTTCGAGCGCACCATGCGGCGCTGGCTGTCATGAGCCTTGCCATTTCCCCCGCCGCACGTGCGGCGCTGGCGGAATGGCTGACCCATCTGCGCGCGCTGGACGGCGCGGCGGAAAACACCGTGAAAGCCTATGGCGCCGACGTGGCGGGCTGGCTTGCCTTCCTGGCCGGGCATCGCGGCGGCACCGAAGGGCTGGCGGGCCTGACCGCCGTGCCGCAATCCGACCTGCGGGCCTGGATGGCGCATGAACGCGGCCGGGGCCTTGGCGCACGCTCGCTGGCGCGGGCGCTGTCGGCGGTGAAAAGCTTCAGCGCCTGGCTGGCCGACCGGACGGGCGGCGACGCCACCGCCGTGCTGTCGGCCCGCAGCCCCAAGCACCGCCGCAAGCTGCCCCGCCCGCTGAGCATCGATGCCGCCCGCGCCGTGACCGAAACCATCAGCGCCGACGCCGCCGACTGGGTCGCCGCCCGCGACATGGCGGTGGTGACGCTGCTTTACGGCTGCGGCCTGCGGATCTCCGAGGCGCTGGGGCTGACCGGGGCGGCGCATCCGCTGCCCGGCGTGCTGCGCATCACCGGCAAGGGCGGCAAGGAACGGCTGGTGCCGGTGCTGCCTGCGGCTGGGGAAGCCGTGGCGCGCTACGTCGCCCTCTGCCCGCACCAGCTTGCCCCCGACGCCCCGCTGTTTCGCGGCACCCGCGGCGGCGCGCTGAACCCGCGCCTGATCGCACTGGCGATGGAACGTGTGCGCGCCCGGCTGGGCCTGCCCGCCACCGCCACGCCGCACGCCCTGCGCCACAGCTTTGCCACCCATCTGCTGGGTGCCGGCGGCGATCTGCGCGCGATACAGGAATTGCTGGGCCACGCCTCGCTCTCCACCACCCAGGCCTACACCGCGGTCGATTCCGCCCGCCTGATGGAGGTCTATGCCAGGGCCCATCCGCGCGCCTGACCCTGCGACGACAGTTGCGCAAAGCCCGGCATTGCGACATTACCGAAATCATGACAGAGCCGAACCCCCTCCGCCTCAAGGCACTTTTCGTCCATCTGTTCACCGCCACCGGCGCGGTGCTGTCGATGCTGGCCATGCTGGCGGCGGTCGAGGAACGCTGGAGCATGATGTTCCTGTGGCTGGTGCTGGCGCTGGTGGTCGACGGGCTCGATGGCCCGCTGGCGCGGCGCTACGATGTCAAGTCCAACTGGCCGACCTATGACGGCGTGCTGATGGATCTGATCATCGACTACCTGACCTACGTGTTCATCCCGGCCTTCGCGCTGTTCAAGTCGGGCCTGCTGACGGGGTGGACCGGCTGGCTGGTGATCATCGCCATCACCTACGGCTCGGTGGTCTATTTTGCCGACACCCGCATGAAATCGAAGGACAATTCCTTCGCGGGCTTTCCCGCCTGCTGGAACATGGTGGTCCTGGTGATGTTCGCCCTTGCCCCGGGCGAGGCGGTGATCCTGACGGTGGTCATCGCCCTGACCGCGACCATGTTCACCAACCTCAAGTTCATCCACCCGGTGAGGACCGAACGGTGGCGGGCACTGTCGCTGCCGATGGCGCTGGCCTGGGTGTTCTTTGCCGGCTGGGCCGCTTGGGTCGATTTCGACGAGCAAAGCTGGGCGCACTGGGGGCTGGTCGTGACCTCGCTCTACCTGATCCTCGCCGGAATTGCCCAGCAGATCATCCCCGAGCGGCGCGCGGCGGGGTAGGCCCGACGCCCGTTTCAACCCCCGCACCGGCGAAGTCCAGGGTGGCAGATCGTCGCAGCCGACAGCGCATCGGCTGCCCGACTGGCGCTTCGCTCAGCGCCGCCCGGGTCGCGGGGGGGAGGATTTTTCGTAGAAAAATCGGCGCAGGCCCCTTGCAGGCCGAAAGGGCGGTAGTGCCGGGAACGGGGCGAAGGCTCGCGCCCCCGCCCCGAAGCCTCAGCCCAGCGCCGCGTTGCAGCGGGCGCAGGTGCCGGGGTGCGCGTGGCTGCCGACATCGGGCAGGATCTGCCAGCAGCGCTGGCACTTCTCGCCCTCGGCCAGTTCGAAGACCACGCCGACGCCGGGCACATCCGGCAGGCGGAAAGCCTCGGACGGCATCGGGTCCGCCGTGACCTGGATGCCCGAGGTGATGCACAGCGCCGCAAAATCGACCGAGCGCAGCGCCGCCAGCACCCCGGCATCAGAGACATGCACCACCGGCGAGGCCTCAAGGCTGGCGCCGATCACCTTGGCGGTGCGCTGCACCTCCAGCGCCGCCGTCACCACGCGGCGCACCTGCCGGATCTGCGCCCACTTGGCCGCCAGCGGCTCGTTCAGCCAGTCGGCCGGGGTGTCGGGCATGTCTTCCAGATGCACCGAAGCCCCGTCCTGGGGGAAGCGCGACAGCCACACGTCCTCCATGGTGAACACCAGGATCGGCGCCATCCAGGTCGTCAGCCGGTGGAACAGCAGGTCCAGCACCGTCCGGGCCGCGCGGCGGCGCAGGCTGCCCTCCGCGTCGCAATACAGGCTGTCCTTGCGGATGTCGAAATAGACCGCCGACAGGTCGCCGGTGCAGAAGGCGAAAAGCTTCTGGAACACGCCCTGGAAATCATAGGCCGCATAGCCGCGCCGCACCTCGCCATCCAGTTCGGCCAGCCGGTGCAGCACCCAGGCCTCAAGCTCGGGCATCTGGTCCAGCGGCACCTTCTCGGCCTCGGTGAAGCCGGCAAGGTTGCCCAGCAGGAAGCGCAGCGTGTTGCGCAGGCGGCGGTAGCTGTCGGCCACGCCTTTCAGTATCTCTTTCCCGATGCGCTGATCGACGGTGAAATCGGCCTGCGCCACCCAGAGCCGCAGGATGTCGGCGCCGTATTCCGCGATGATGTCCTGCGGCGCCACGGTGTTACCCAGCGACTTGGACATCTTCATGCCCTTCTCGTCCAGCGTGAAACCGTGGGTCAGCACGCCGCGATAGGGCGCGCGCCCCTTGGTGCCGCAGGCTTGCAGCATCGAGGAATGGAACCAGCCGCGATGCTGGTCGGTGCCTTCCAGATAAAGGTCGGCAAGCCCGTCGGTCGACCCGTCTGCCCGGTCACGCAGCACGAAGGCATGGGTTGACCCGCTGTCGAACCATACGTCCAGCACGTCGAACACCTGTTCATAATCCTGCGGATCGGCGATGCCTTGCAGCATCTTTTCCTTGAATCCTTGCACATACCAGACATCCGCGCCTTCCGCCTCGAAAGCGGCGGTGATGCGGGTGTTGACCTCGGGGTTGCGCAGCAGGAAGTCCGGGTCGGTCGGTTTCGCCCCCTTCTTCACGAAGCAGGTCAGCGGCACACCCCAGGCGCGCTGGCGCGACAGCACCCAATCCGGTCGCGCCTCGATCATCGAGTAAAGCCGGTTGCGCCCGGTCTGCGGCGTCCATTGCACGAGGCTGTCGATCGAGGTCAGCGCCCGTTGCCGGATGGTGTCGCCATGGGTGCCCATGCCGTCGTCCAGCGGCTTGTCGATGGCGACGAACCACTGCGGCGTGTTACGATAGATCAGCGGCGCCTTGGAACGCCAGGAATGCGGGTAGGAATGCTTCAGCTTGCCCTTGGCCAGCAGCGCCCCGGCATAGGCCAGTTGCTTGATGACCGAGACGTTGGCCGGGCCTTCCTTGCCCTCTGCCGTCAGGATCGCCTGCCCGCCGAAGATCGGCAGATCGGCGCGATAGCTGCCGTCAGGCTCGACGTTATAGGTCATCGGCAGGCCGAACTTCAGGCCAAGCTGATAGTCGTCGTCGCCGTGGCTCGGAGCGGTATGGACAAAGCCGGTGCCCGCGTCGTCGGTGACATGATCGCCGGGCAGGAGGGGGACGTCGAAGTCCCACTCGCCGTCCGCTCCATCAAGCCCTCGGAACGGGTGCGCACACTCCAGACAGCGAAGATCGGCGGCGGGCACAACATCAAGAGCTTGATAAGAACCTTCTTCAAGCCTTGCTGCCTTGAATACACTATCCGCCAATTTCTCCGCGAGGATGATGTGCTCAACCGATTTCTCGCCTGTTTCTTCCGAACTTCTCTGGATCTCATAGAGCCGGTAGGTGATCGCCACGTTAAATGCGATCGCCCTGTTTTGTGGGATCGTCCAAGGAGTTGTCGTCCAGATGACAACGTTTACGCCTCTGTATCGTTCTTTGACCAACTCAGCCGGTGGTGTCGCGACGCCGGGCGATTCCGGGCGCACGAACGGAGCCATCCACTTCGAACCCACCACCGGAAACCGCACCCAGATCGTGTGCGACGTATGGTCGTGATACTCCACCTCCGCTTCCGCGAGGGCGGTCTTTTCCACCGGCGACCACATCACCGGCTTCGAACCCTGATAGAGCGAGCCGTTCATCAGGAACTTCATGAACTCCTCGGCAATCACGGCTTCGGAGTGGAAATCCATCGTGCGGTAGGGGTCAGACCAGTTGCCGGTGACGCCAAGGCGCTTGAATTCCTCGCGCTGGATGTCGATCCAGCCCGTGGCGAAGGCGCGGCATTCCTGGCGGAAGGCGACGATGTCCACGTCATCCTTGTTCAGCCCCTTGGCGCGGTATTGCTCCTCGATCTTCCACTCGATCGGCAGGCCGTGGCAATCCCAGCCGGGCACATAGCGGGCGTCGCGGCCCATCATCTGCTGGCTGCGCACCACCATGTCCTTCAGCACCTTGTTCAGCGCGTGGCCGATATGCAGGTGGCCGTTGGCGTAGGGCGGGCCGTCGTGCAGGGTGAAGGGCACGCGGTTGCCCGCCTTGGCGCGGAGGCGGTCATAGACCCCGATCTCCTCCCAGCGTTTCAGCCAGTCGGGTTCGCGGGCGGGCAGCGCGGCGCGCATCGGAAAGGCGGTCTCGGGCAGGAAAACGCTGTCGCGGTAGTCGGGCGTGGCGGTATCGGGCGCGGTGGTCGGTTCGGTCGTGTCGGCGCACATCGGATGCGGTCCTCGGGGTGGGGAAATCGGGGAAGATCGGCGCGACCGGGGTCAAGCGCCGGGGGAACATGCGGGGGCATCCCGGCGTCTGAGGCGTTCAGACCGCCGGGCCGGTAATTCGGTGGATATGCGCTGTGCGAACCATCATGGCGGCCTTCTACACGCAAGGCCCTGCCCGGTCCAGACCATGCGGCACGCCGCAACCTTGCACCGCGCCGCAGCAGGCGCCACATATGGGGGATGACAGCCTTTCCCCCCCGCTTCTTCGTGACCGGCGACGAGATCGACCGTGTGGTGACCGCCTTCTACATCGAGGTGCGCCGCCACCCGGTGCTTGGCCCGGTGTTCGCCACGCATGTGCAGGACTGGCCCGCGCACGAGGCGAAGATTTCCCGCTTCTGGCACAACGCCATCCTGCGCAGCGGCGGCTACGAGGGCCGCCCGCAGGTGGTCCACCGCGAGGCGGCCGAGGTGCTGCCCGAGCATTTCCCGATCTGGCTGGCGCTGTTCGACGCCACCGCGGCGCGGCTGCTTGCCCCGCAGGCGGCGGCGTCGTGGGGGGCGATGGCACACCGGCTGGGCCACGCCTTCCGCATCGGGGTGGAAGACGCGCGCTGCCAGGTCGGGGGCCCGGTCGGCGGGATGCCGAAACTGCGCTAGCCCGCCTGCCGCGCCGCCGCCCAGCGGTTCAGCCACGCGAGCCCCGCCAACGTCAGCCCGAGGCCAAGGAACGACACCACCCGCACCAGCCCCGACAGGCCCGACGCGTCGATCAGGAACACCTTGGCCACCGTCAGACCGATCACCGCCATCGCCAGCCTGCGCAACCCCTGCGAGCGCCGCGCAATCGCCTGCCACAACAGCGCCGCCCCGGAGAGCATCAGCGCCAGCGTATAGCTGTAAAGCTCGGGCTGGGTGACGCCCGGCACCCCCAGCGCCGGCCCGCGCCAGATCCGGCGGATCTCCAGCCCGGCATAAAGCACCAGCAGCGCCGCGCCCAGGACCAGAAACCCCAGCCGCAGCAGGCGCGGCAACGGCAGCCGCAGCGCCGCCGCCAGCAGGATCAGCCCCGGCACGCCATAGGCCAGCAGCAGCGTGTCCAGCACCAGCGGCCCGCGCACCAGCGCCGCAAGGTCGCGTGGGTCTGCCAGCAGCGGGTTGGCGGGCCCCAGCGCCAGCAGCAGGAAGGCGGCGAACACCAGCCCGGCCAGCGCCGCCATCCCGGCCCGCACCCAGCGCAGCCAGCCGCCCAGCGGCAGCCTCACCAGATGCACCAGCATCACGATCAGCCAGGGCAATCCCGCCAGCACCAGCCCCCAATGGCTGAAGGCCCAGTCGGCCCCCGCCATCGCGTCCAGCCAGCGTTCCACCAGCACCGTGGCAAACAGCGCCGCAAAGCCGGCAAAGCCCGAGGTCAGCACCACCCGCGCCGACACCCGCTCCGCGCCCAGCAGCAGATATGCCGCAGCCAGCCCCGCCAGCGTGCCGCCGAAAGCCAGCACCACCTGCCCCAGCGGCGCGAACGATGCCCAGTCCAGCCCCGGGTCCACCAGCAACCGCCAGCCCAGCACCGCCACGGCCGCCTGGATGAACCATGCCATCTCGGGCAGCCGGAAGCGGCGGTCCAGCGCCGCCGCCACCACCGCCAGCGCAGCCAGCGCCAGCGTCAGCGCCGTCTTGGTGGTGACCAGAAACAGCGCCAGCGCGATCAGCGACAGCGCGGCCAGCGTGGCATGGGCCGCCCGGCGCAGGTCGGCATCGGCGCGGGCGAAGGCCACCGTCAGCCCCACCATCACCGCCGCCAGCGCCATGACATGCAGCGCCCAGCCATAAGCCCCCAGCACCGGCGCGGGATGCCAGAACAGCTCCAGCCCCAGCGCGGCCAGCGGTGCCACCAGCACTGCCGCCAGACCCGAGGCAACGGGATAGGCCACGCCACGCGCCAGCGCCCGCGAGGCCCCTGCCAGCGTGATCAGCGTCGCCAATGCCAGCAGCACCGACACGGTCAGAGGCGCGGCACTTTCCGGGGCGCGCAGGTCCAGTGCCTGCCCGGCAAACTCGCGCGCCAGCGGCCCGGCCTGCGCCTCCTGCACCAGCCGGAAAAGGAACGCCGCCGCAGGCAGCGCCGCCAGATCGCCCAAGCCCGGCGCGCGCGCCGACCACAGGCACAGCACCGCCGCCAGCCCCGCCAGCAGCGCGAAGGCCAGAAGGCTGTCGCCCGCCCCGCCCTGCACCACCATCAGCCCCAGCGACGAGGCCAGCACCGCGCCCCCCGCCAGCCGCACCGGAAACTCCGGCCACGGCCCGCGTGGCCACAGCGCCTCGGCGATCATCGGGCGCGGATGGTCGGGCCAGACCCGCAGCACCGGCAGCAGCACCGCCAGCCCGGCCAGCACCACCAGCAGCAGCGACATCCCCGCCGACCCCTGCGAGCCCAGAAGGATCAGCCCACCGCCCGTGTAGCCCAAGGCCAGCGCCAGCACCGACACCCAGGCCCAGCGCCGCACCGCATCGACCGCCAATCCCACTGCCGCCACCAGCGCGAAATGTGCGTAAAGCCAGTCGCTTGCGCCATCGCCACCCACCAGAAACGGCGCCGCCGCCGCACCTAGCAGACCCACCGCCGCCAAGAGCGGCCCGTAAACCCAGCCCAGCGCAACCGCCAGCGCCGCCGTGGCCATCAGCCCGGCAAAGGCGGTCTCGGCCCCGATCAGCCCATACATCTGCCGCGCAGCCAGCACGCCCGCGAAAATCGAAACCAGCCCCGCCCCGGCAAAGGTCGAGGGCAGATAGGCCGTCGCCCCCTCGCGGTCACCGAACCGCCGCCGCAGCGTCTCGCCCGCGACGATCAGCGCCGCCCCCAGCAGGATTGCAAGGCCCACCCGCGCCAGCGGCGGCAACAGCCCGCGCTCCACCCCGTATTGCACGAAGAACACCCCGGCCAGCGCCAGCGACAACGCCGAAACCGCATAGACCCAGTTTTCACGCAGCCAGCGCGCCAGCGCGGCAAGACGGTCGGGGCGCAGAACGATCGGGCCAGAGAGCTCGGTTTCGGGTGGTGTCCAGGGGCCGGGGGCGGGCACGTCCTCTGGCGTTGGCGCAGGCGGCAGAAGGATGGTTTCAGCCTCGGCTTCCGTAACCACCGCATCCGGCACCACCGCCCCCGACGCCAGCTTGCGGCGCAAGGCGGCAAGCTCGGCCTCCAGCGCCCTGGTGCTGCGCATCAGGCCCGACACGCGCAACCACAGGATCAGCACTGCAACCGGCAGCCCCAGCACCAGCGCCGCCGCCAGAACCCATCCGATCATCGCCCCACCCCTCGCCGCCAGCCCAGGGTTCAAGCATAGCCGAACGGCGCGATTGCGACAGTCAGGTTTTCCCGCGCACCGGCACGGGTTTCGCGGCGGGTTCAGCCAGCCCCGCCACCGCCGGGCCATAGCCGAGCAGCCCTTGCAACCCGCGCCCCAGAATGCCCGTGACGCGGGGTTTCGGCAGGGCGGTGAAGGGCAGCGGGCGGCAAAGCTCCATCGCGGCGATGCCGACCCGCGCGGTCAGCGCCGCGTTCATCATCCCCTCGCCAAAACGGCGCGACAGCTTCGACAGCAAGCCCCCCCCGGCGACCGAGCCGATCAGGTCATCGCCCACCGCCAGCGCGCCGGTCGCGATCAGATAGCCGAACACCCGGCGCAGCAGCCGCCAACTGCCGAAACTGCCCGCCCGGCCGCCGTAGATCTCGGCAATGCGGCGGATCATCCGCAGGTTGGCAAACAGCGCCGCCGCCACGTCGGCCAGCGCCAACGGCACCAGCGCGGTGATCGTCGCCACCTGCCGTGCCGCCGATTCAATCTCGCGCCGCGCCGCCTGATCGGGTGCCGCCATCAGTTCAACCTCGGCCAGCGCCAAGAGCCCGTCGGCATCCAGCACGTCGGCGCGGCGTTCCTTCAGCCGGGCCAGCGCCAGCCTCGCCTGCGCCCGCCCGGCGTAAAGCGCCGCCACCCCGTCCACCGCGCGCCGCGCCGCCTTCAGGTCGCGCGCTGCAT from Paracoccaceae bacterium Fryx2 includes these protein-coding regions:
- a CDS encoding TIGR01620 family protein; this encodes MDWHEDSDPALAPVVPEPGAEGQAMQAAARLATGRRSAFARWAALVFGALLSFVLSVAAWDFVTGLLARNTLLGTVAFVLVGLAVLVALTLALREWGAYLRLGRLDKLRMAAEAAHAARDLKAARRAVDGVAALYAGRAQARLALARLKERRADVLDADGLLALAEVELMAAPDQAARREIESAARQVATITALVPLALADVAAALFANLRMIRRIAEIYGGRAGSFGSWRLLRRVFGYLIATGALAVGDDLIGSVAGGGLLSKLSRRFGEGMMNAALTARVGIAAMELCRPLPFTALPKPRVTGILGRGLQGLLGYGPAVAGLAEPAAKPVPVRGKT
- a CDS encoding CDP-alcohol phosphatidyltransferase family protein, which gives rise to MTEPNPLRLKALFVHLFTATGAVLSMLAMLAAVEERWSMMFLWLVLALVVDGLDGPLARRYDVKSNWPTYDGVLMDLIIDYLTYVFIPAFALFKSGLLTGWTGWLVIIAITYGSVVYFADTRMKSKDNSFAGFPACWNMVVLVMFALAPGEAVILTVVIALTATMFTNLKFIHPVRTERWRALSLPMALAWVFFAGWAAWVDFDEQSWAHWGLVVTSLYLILAGIAQQIIPERRAAG
- a CDS encoding DUF484 family protein, yielding MIEQDLRDRIIAEPEVILEDRDVMRALIAANERAMGNNIVDLRGIAMERLESRLDRLEDTHRSVIAAAYENLAGTNQVHRAILQMLDPLGFEDFLKSLAGEVAQTLRVDCIRLVLESVQSAEDPALRKLGEVLFVAEPGFVAEYLSGGRNVSLRPVTLRQTIPTSDLIYGDRSGWIRSEALMRLDFGKGRLPGLLVMGAEDPHHFKPTQGTDLLAHFAGVFERTMRRWLS
- a CDS encoding group III truncated hemoglobin; protein product: MTAFPPRFFVTGDEIDRVVTAFYIEVRRHPVLGPVFATHVQDWPAHEAKISRFWHNAILRSGGYEGRPQVVHREAAEVLPEHFPIWLALFDATAARLLAPQAAASWGAMAHRLGHAFRIGVEDARCQVGGPVGGMPKLR
- a CDS encoding DUF2339 domain-containing protein is translated as MIGWVLAAALVLGLPVAVLILWLRVSGLMRSTRALEAELAALRRKLASGAVVPDAVVTEAEAETILLPPAPTPEDVPAPGPWTPPETELSGPIVLRPDRLAALARWLRENWVYAVSALSLALAGVFFVQYGVERGLLPPLARVGLAILLGAALIVAGETLRRRFGDREGATAYLPSTFAGAGLVSIFAGVLAARQMYGLIGAETAFAGLMATAALAVALGWVYGPLLAAVGLLGAAAAPFLVGGDGASDWLYAHFALVAAVGLAVDAVRRWAWVSVLALALGYTGGGLILLGSQGSAGMSLLLVVLAGLAVLLPVLRVWPDHPRPMIAEALWPRGPWPEFPVRLAGGAVLASSLGLMVVQGGAGDSLLAFALLAGLAAVLCLWSARAPGLGDLAALPAAAFLFRLVQEAQAGPLAREFAGQALDLRAPESAAPLTVSVLLALATLITLAGASRALARGVAYPVASGLAAVLVAPLAALGLELFWHPAPVLGAYGWALHVMALAAVMVGLTVAFARADADLRRAAHATLAALSLIALALFLVTTKTALTLALAALAVVAAALDRRFRLPEMAWFIQAAVAVLGWRLLVDPGLDWASFAPLGQVVLAFGGTLAGLAAAYLLLGAERVSARVVLTSGFAGFAALFATVLVERWLDAMAGADWAFSHWGLVLAGLPWLIVMLVHLVRLPLGGWLRWVRAGMAALAGLVFAAFLLLALGPANPLLADPRDLAALVRGPLVLDTLLLAYGVPGLILLAAALRLPLPRLLRLGFLVLGAALLVLYAGLEIRRIWRGPALGVPGVTQPELYSYTLALMLSGAALLWQAIARRSQGLRRLAMAVIGLTVAKVFLIDASGLSGLVRVVSFLGLGLTLAGLAWLNRWAAARQAG
- a CDS encoding tyrosine recombinase XerC, whose product is MSLAISPAARAALAEWLTHLRALDGAAENTVKAYGADVAGWLAFLAGHRGGTEGLAGLTAVPQSDLRAWMAHERGRGLGARSLARALSAVKSFSAWLADRTGGDATAVLSARSPKHRRKLPRPLSIDAARAVTETISADAADWVAARDMAVVTLLYGCGLRISEALGLTGAAHPLPGVLRITGKGGKERLVPVLPAAGEAVARYVALCPHQLAPDAPLFRGTRGGALNPRLIALAMERVRARLGLPATATPHALRHSFATHLLGAGGDLRAIQELLGHASLSTTQAYTAVDSARLMEVYARAHPRA
- the ileS gene encoding isoleucine--tRNA ligase codes for the protein MCADTTEPTTAPDTATPDYRDSVFLPETAFPMRAALPAREPDWLKRWEEIGVYDRLRAKAGNRVPFTLHDGPPYANGHLHIGHALNKVLKDMVVRSQQMMGRDARYVPGWDCHGLPIEWKIEEQYRAKGLNKDDVDIVAFRQECRAFATGWIDIQREEFKRLGVTGNWSDPYRTMDFHSEAVIAEEFMKFLMNGSLYQGSKPVMWSPVEKTALAEAEVEYHDHTSHTIWVRFPVVGSKWMAPFVRPESPGVATPPAELVKERYRGVNVVIWTTTPWTIPQNRAIAFNVAITYRLYEIQRSSEETGEKSVEHIILAEKLADSVFKAARLEEGSYQALDVVPAADLRCLECAHPFRGLDGADGEWDFDVPLLPGDHVTDDAGTGFVHTAPSHGDDDYQLGLKFGLPMTYNVEPDGSYRADLPIFGGQAILTAEGKEGPANVSVIKQLAYAGALLAKGKLKHSYPHSWRSKAPLIYRNTPQWFVAIDKPLDDGMGTHGDTIRQRALTSIDSLVQWTPQTGRNRLYSMIEARPDWVLSRQRAWGVPLTCFVKKGAKPTDPDFLLRNPEVNTRITAAFEAEGADVWYVQGFKEKMLQGIADPQDYEQVFDVLDVWFDSGSTHAFVLRDRADGSTDGLADLYLEGTDQHRGWFHSSMLQACGTKGRAPYRGVLTHGFTLDEKGMKMSKSLGNTVAPQDIIAEYGADILRLWVAQADFTVDQRIGKEILKGVADSYRRLRNTLRFLLGNLAGFTEAEKVPLDQMPELEAWVLHRLAELDGEVRRGYAAYDFQGVFQKLFAFCTGDLSAVYFDIRKDSLYCDAEGSLRRRAARTVLDLLFHRLTTWMAPILVFTMEDVWLSRFPQDGASVHLEDMPDTPADWLNEPLAAKWAQIRQVRRVVTAALEVQRTAKVIGASLEASPVVHVSDAGVLAALRSVDFAALCITSGIQVTADPMPSEAFRLPDVPGVGVVFELAEGEKCQRCWQILPDVGSHAHPGTCARCNAALG